The following proteins are co-located in the Streptomyces sp. NBC_01198 genome:
- a CDS encoding M6 family metalloprotease domain-containing protein: MAALGAAGLLAVGSSVSAGSGPPALPASPPAARPCALRAVPGVAMSEGFSDSTARGPDAEFAPSTGTVHALTLLIDFSDAPAPYSARERYAEFFPAVRKWYAAASYGRLDYESTPVLRYIRMPRPFSAYGIGRGYGWDAHTAMMRDLLKVADHAIDFRGYDLVNVLVTPNAGPPADEAVLSVTWTGASAATTDDGARLNKVSLIYGHDQSGSRVLSHENGHAFGLPDLYSADDFQRTDSLAGQWDTMSLDWGLQGDLFAWHKWRLGWLTDRQIACVTSRSSTTYHLSPVETTGGQKAVIIPYGPTRVFVIEARAAVGDDHDACRQGVLAYRVRTDIDSGQGPVSVVDGHPGTSACDFSSGAFNSLNDAPFTAGQTFTDAAAHVTFTVLGRDAAGDWSVRVTRR, encoded by the coding sequence ATGGCGGCGCTCGGGGCGGCCGGGCTGCTCGCCGTGGGCAGTTCGGTGTCCGCAGGGTCGGGGCCGCCCGCGCTGCCCGCCTCCCCGCCGGCCGCCCGGCCCTGCGCGCTGCGGGCGGTGCCGGGCGTGGCCATGTCCGAGGGCTTCTCCGACTCCACCGCCCGCGGCCCCGACGCCGAATTCGCCCCGTCCACCGGCACGGTCCACGCCCTGACCCTGCTGATCGACTTCTCCGACGCCCCCGCCCCCTACAGCGCCCGCGAGCGGTACGCCGAGTTCTTCCCCGCGGTCAGGAAGTGGTACGCGGCCGCGTCGTACGGCCGGCTCGACTACGAGTCCACACCGGTGCTGCGCTACATACGCATGCCGCGGCCCTTCAGCGCGTATGGAATAGGCCGCGGCTACGGGTGGGACGCGCACACGGCGATGATGCGCGACCTGCTCAAGGTCGCCGACCACGCCATAGACTTCCGCGGCTACGACCTGGTCAACGTCCTGGTCACCCCCAACGCGGGGCCGCCGGCCGACGAGGCCGTGCTGTCGGTCACCTGGACCGGCGCCTCCGCCGCCACCACCGACGACGGGGCCCGGCTGAACAAGGTCTCGCTCATCTACGGCCACGACCAGTCCGGCTCACGGGTGCTCAGCCACGAGAACGGCCACGCCTTCGGGCTGCCCGACCTCTACTCCGCCGACGACTTCCAGCGCACCGACAGCCTCGCGGGCCAGTGGGACACCATGTCGCTGGACTGGGGCCTGCAGGGCGACCTCTTCGCCTGGCACAAGTGGCGGCTCGGCTGGCTGACCGACCGGCAGATCGCCTGCGTCACCTCGCGGAGCAGTACCACCTACCACCTCAGCCCGGTGGAGACGACCGGCGGGCAGAAGGCCGTGATCATCCCCTACGGCCCCACCCGGGTCTTCGTCATCGAGGCCAGGGCCGCCGTCGGCGACGACCACGACGCCTGCCGGCAGGGTGTCCTGGCCTACCGGGTGCGTACCGACATCGACTCGGGCCAGGGCCCGGTCAGCGTGGTGGACGGCCATCCAGGCACCTCCGCCTGCGACTTCAGCAGCGGCGCCTTCAACTCCCTGAACGACGCGCC